Proteins encoded in a region of the Eschrichtius robustus isolate mEscRob2 chromosome 16, mEscRob2.pri, whole genome shotgun sequence genome:
- the MATN4 gene encoding matrilin-4, with translation MRGLLCSLLPMLLLLLQPWETQLQFAGPRCRTGPLDLVFVIDSSRSVRPFEFQTMRQFLVGLLRSLDVGPNATRVGVIQYSSQVQSVFPLGTFSRREDMERAIRALVPLAQGTMTGLAIQYTMNVAFSVAEGARPPEARVPRVAVIVTDGRPQDRVAEVAAQARARGIEIYAVGVQRAEVASLRAMASPPLDEHVFLVESFDRIQEFGLQFQRRLCRKDLCAEGGHGCQHQCVSSPGTFHCACNPGYRLAADDKSCLALDLCTEGTHGCEHHCVSSPGFYFCRCRAGFVLQQDQRSCRAIDHCSFGNHSCQHECVSTFGGPRCRCRGGYNLLPDGRSCQAQDLCNGVDHGCEFQCVSEGFSYRCLCPERWQLQADGKSCSRCREGHVDLVLLVDGSKSVRPQNFELVKRFVNQIVDFLDVSPEGTRVGLVQFSSRVRTEFPLGRYGTAAEVKQAVQAVEYMERGTMTGLALRHMVQHSFSEAQGARPRALNVPRVGLVFTDGRSQDDVSVWAARAKEEGIVMYAVGVGKAVEEELREMASEPAELHVSYSPDFSTMTHLLENLKGSICPEEGISAGTELRSPCECESLVEFQGRTLEALESLSQNLAQLTARLEDLENQLATQK, from the exons ATGAGGGGGCTTCTATGTTCGCTGCTGCCCATGTTGCTACTCCTTCTCCAGCCCTGGGAAACCCAGCTCCAGTTCGCAG GTCCCAGGTGCCGTACTGGGCCCCTGGATTTGGTGTTCGTGATTGACAGCTCGCGCAGTGTGCGCCCCTTCGAGTTCCAGACGATGCGGCAGTTCCTGGTGGGCCTCCTCCGCAGCTTGGACGTGGGGCCCAACGCCACGCGCGTCGGCGTGATCCAGTATTCGAGTCAAGTGCAGAGCGTCTTCCCGCTCGGAACCTTCTCACGCCGCGAGGATATGGAGCGCGCCATCCGCGCTCTAGTGCCACTGGCGCAGGGCACCATGACCGGGCTGGCAATCCAGTACACCATGAACGTGGCCTTCAGTGTGGCCGAGGGCGCGCGCCCGCCGGAGGCGCGCGTGCCTCGCGTCGCTGTCATCGTGACCGACGGGCGGCCCCAGGATCGCGTGGCCGAAGTGGCGGCGCAGGCGCGCGCCCGCGGCATCGAGATCTACGCCGTGGGGGTTCAGCGCGCAGAGGTGGCCTCCCTGCGCGCCATGGCGTCTCCCCCGCTGGACGAGCACGTCTTCCTCGTCGAGTCCTTCGACCGTATCCAGGAGTTTGGCCTTCAGTTCCAGCGCCGGCTGTGTC GAAAGGACCTGTGTGCTGAGGGGGGACACGGCTGCCAGCACCAATGTGTCAGCTCCCCCGGCACGTTCCACTGTGCCTGCAACCCCGGCTACCGGCTAGCAGCAGATGACAAGAGCTGTTTGG CCCTCGACCTGTGCACTGAAGGGACCCATGGCTGTGAGCATCACTGCGTCAGCTCCCCGGGCTTCTATTTCTGTCGCTGCCGAGCTGGCTTTGTACTCCAGCAGGACCAGAGGAGCTGCAGGG ccatTGACCACTGCAGCTTTGGGAACCACAGCTGCCAGCATGAGTGTGTTAGCACCTTTGGTGGGCCACGGTGCCGCTGCAGAGGGGGCTACAACTTGCTGCCCGACGGCAGGAGCTGTCAGG CCCAGGACCTTTGCAATGGCGTAGACCATGGGTGCGAGTTCCAGTGCGTGAGTGAGGGCTTCTCCTACCGCTGCCTGTGCCCTGAGCGGTGGCAGCTCCAGGCAGATGGCAAGAGCTGCAGCC GGTGCCGGGAAGGCCACGTGGACCTGGTTCTGCTCGTCGATGGCTCCAAGAGCGTGCGTCCGCAGAACTTCGAGCTGGTGAAGCGCTTCGTGAACCAGATCGTGGACTTCCTGGACGTGTCCCCAGAAGGCACGCGCGTGGGGCTGGTGCAGTTCTCCAGCCGCGTGCGCACCGAGTTCCCACTGGGCCGCTACGGCACGGCGGCCGAGGTGAAGCAGGCGGTCCAGGCTGTGGAGTATATGGAGCGCGGCACCATGACCGGGCTTGCGCTGCGCCACATGGTGCAGCACAGCTTTTCAGAGGCGCAGGGCGCGCGGCCCCGGGCGCTCAACGTGCCCCGCGTGGGCCTGGTCTTCACCGACGGCCGCTCCCAGGATGACGTCTCAGTGTGGGCGGCGCGCGCCAAGGAGGAAG GCATCGTCATGTACGCCGTGGGCGTAGGCAAAGCGGTGGAGGAGGAGCTGCGAGAGATGGCCTCGGAGCCAGCCGAGCTGCACGTGTCCTACTCCCCCGACTTCAGCACCATGACGCACCTGTTGGAGAACCTCAAAGGCAGCATCTGCCCGG AGGAGGGCATCAGCGCGGGGACAGAGCTTCGGAGCCCCTGCGAGTGCGAAAGTCTTGTGGAGTTCCAGGGCCGCACGCTGGAGGCGCTCGAGAGTCTGTCGCAGAATC TGGCCCAGCTGACGGCGCGCCTGGAGGATCTGGAGAACCAACTGGCCACCCAGAAGTGA